CGCGGAGTTCGGGTGAACTCCGCGCCCCCTCGACGTGGCCGGCCTGCCGACGTGACGTCAGGCCACCGCCTGCCAGCTGCGCGGCCCCTCGAAGCCGGGGATCCGCTCGGGCCGCCACCACAGCGGCTCGGGCACGCACCCGGCCTCCTCGGCGACCCGGCGGGCCTCCCGGTCCACCGCGCAGCGGGCCAGCAGCACGGCGGTCAGCACCGCCAGCTCCTCCTCGCTCGGCCGGCCGTGCTCGACCCGCAGCAGCGACTCGACGTGCAGCACCTCGTCCGGGACGCCCCCGCTGGGGCCCAGCAGCGCG
The DNA window shown above is from Streptomyces sp. TLI_171 and carries:
- a CDS encoding acyl-CoA carboxylase subunit epsilon, producing MSALLGPSGGVPDEVLHVESLLRVEHGRPSEEELAVLTAVLLARCAVDREARRVAEEAGCVPEPLWWRPERIPGFEGPRSWQAVA